A window of the Arachis duranensis cultivar V14167 chromosome 5, aradu.V14167.gnm2.J7QH, whole genome shotgun sequence genome harbors these coding sequences:
- the LOC107489764 gene encoding pentatricopeptide repeat-containing protein At3g26782, mitochondrial-like, which translates to MEDYISLNGLEFDLQVQTSLIHLYSKCGSIKKAQEVFEKVADKDLTVWSSMIYSYAIHGMGKEAIDLFRKMTTTEGIIPDAIVYTSVLLACSHAGLVEDGLKYFISMQKDFGITPKIEHCTCLVDLLGRVSRLDLALDTIQGMPLEAQVQAWAPLLSACRIHGNVELGEITAVKLLDLSPGSFGNYVLMANLYTSFGKWKEAHAMRKLIDGKGLVKECGWSQVEIGGGFHTFAAGNPSRVQLANIYKMLEDLNFTLQEGRYAGQAVTMNNDPDQGSTDNSTDFTINNNDASVFLDAQHCCIMKTSLDYLSSLSANDGLSGAMRALISETATVFAHCSSSYIEANMKIESTASELSRADNLKSDLENNKNQFNDMVASEKELRQKLARLEEMKKELEKQIRTTNANIMASRKELNTTRKRKRGVYVEGKALKVQMDVKEKVPCLQHDLAKEN; encoded by the exons ATGGAAGATTATATTTCTCTAAATGGATTGGAATTCGATCTACAAGTCCAAACATCTCTCATACACTTGTACTCCAAGTGTGGAAGCATCAAGAAAGCTCAAGAAGTATTTGAAAAAGTGGCAGATAAAGATTTAACTGTTTGGTCTTCCATGATATATAGCTATGCTATTCATGGGATGGGGAAAGAAGCGATTGACCTATTTCGCAAAATGACAACTACAGAAGGGATAATTCCAGATGCTATTGTTTACACCAGTGTTTTGCTGGCTTGTAGCCATGCAGGGTTAGTAGAAGATGGATTGAAGTACTTCATAAGTATgcaaaaagattttggaataaCTCCTAAGATAGAACATTGCACTTGCTTAGTAGATCTTCTTGGTCGAGTTAGCCGGCTTGACTTAGCATTAGATACGATTCAGGGGATGCCCTTGGAAGCACAAGTGCAAGCTTGGGCTCCCTTGCTCAGTGCTTGTAGGATCCATGGTAATGTTGAGCTAGGGGAGATTACTGCTGTCAAGTTACTAGATCTTAGTCCTGGAAGCTTTGGAAATTATGTATTGATGGCTAATTTGTACACCTCATTCGGCAAGTGGAAGGAGGCGCATGCAATGAGAAAATTGATAGATGGTAAAGGACTGGTTAAAGAATGTGGGTGGAGCCAGGTTGAGATCGGTGGTGGATTTCATACATTTGCAGCAGGAAATCCGTCACGTGTTCAGTTGGCCAATATCTATAAGATGCTAGAAGATCTAAATTTTACTCTTCAAGAAGGTAGATATGCAGGACAAGCTGTAACAATGAATAATGACCC AGACCAAGGAAGCACTGATAATAGTACGGACTTCACCATCAATAATAATGATGCTTCAGTGTTCTTGGATGCTCAACATTGTTGCATCATGAAAACCAGCTTAGATTATCTCTCCAGTTTGTCTGCTAATGATGGTTTATCAGGAGCAATGAGAGCATTGATATCTGAAACTGCAACTGTGTTTGCACATTGTAGTAGTAGCTACATTGAAGCAAATATGAAAATTGAGTCCACTGCTTCAGAACTGTCGAGAGCTGATAACTTAAAATCTGACcttgaaaataataagaatCAGTTCAATGATATGGTGGCGTCAGAAAAAGAGCTGCGGCAAAAGTTGGCACGTTTAGAGGAAATGAAAAAGGAGCTAGAAAAGCAAATCAGAACTACTAATGCTAACATCATGGCTTCTCGAAAAGAACTGAACACGACtcgaaagagaaagagaggtgTTTATGTGGAAGGAAAAGCACTCAAAGTTCAAATGGATGTGAAGGAGAAAGTACCATGTTTGCAACATGACTTGGCAAAGGAAAACTAG
- the LOC107489766 gene encoding pentatricopeptide repeat-containing protein At2g34400-like produces MAMRSASLSSFKKPLYLWNLMIRDSTNNGFYIETLNIYTSMVSHTGGHGNTFTYPLLLKACANLGSMIHGTMIHGHILRLGFQDDLFVQTALVGMYAKCTYVECARHVFDGMAHRSVVSWNSMISAYSRGFFMDAAFSLLKDMWVLGFEPSSPTFVLILSGCSDSDLDSFSFWWQGMSIHYCLIKLGLVYSQVTLANALMGMYVHFSQMEEARKIFDLMDEKSIISWTTIMGGYVKVGHVAEAYNLFNQMQHQSTGIDFIVFLILISGCIQVGDLLLASSVQAFVLKCGCDKEESIENLLITKYAKCSDLASARRIFDLIIKKSIFSWTSMIAGDAHSDHPLEALHLFRRLVRTDFRPDGPIVATVISLC; encoded by the coding sequence ATGGCAATGCGTTCTGCATCACTTAGCAGCTTCAAAAAGCCCCTTTACCTATGGAACTTGATGATTCGAGATTCTACCAATAACGGCTTCTATATTGAAACCTTAAACATATACACTTCAATGGTTTCACACACTGGTGGGCATGGGAACACCTTTACTTACCCTTTGCTCCTAAAGGCCTGTGCCAACCTGGGTTCCATGATTCATGGGACTATGATTCATGGCCATATTCTGAGACTTGGCTTCCAAGATGACTTATTTGTTCAAACTGCACTTGTTGGCATGTATGCTAAGTGCACTTATGTTGAGTGTGCACGCCACGTGTTTGATGGAATGGCGCACAGAAGCGTCGTATCCTGGAACTCCATGATTTCGGCTTATTCTCGTGGGTTTTTTATGGATGCGGCATTCAGCCTCTTGAAAGATATGTGGGTTCTTGGCTTTGAGCCAAGTTCGCCCacatttgttttaattttgtcagGTTGTTCGGATTCAGATTTAGATTCCTTTAGCTTTTGGTGGCAAGGGATGTCGATACATTATTGCTTGATCAAACTTGGACTTGTGTATTCTCAAGTTACTTTGGCCAATGCGTTAATGGGAATGTATGTTCACTTTAGCCAAATGGAGGAAGCGAGGAAGATTTTTGATTTGATGGATGAAAAATCAATAATTTCTTGGACAACTATTATGGGAGGTTATGTGAAAGTTGGCCATGTTGCGGAAGCATATAATTTATTCAATCAAATGCAGCATCAAAGTACTGGCATAGATTTTATTGTATTTCTAATTCTTATATCTGGTTGTATACAAGTAGGAGATCTCTTATTAGCTTCATCAGTTCaagcttttgtacttaaatgtgGATGCGATAAAGAGGAGTCCATTGAAAATTTGCTAATAACTAAGTATGCAAAATGCAGTGACCTTGCATCTGCTAGAAggatatttgatttgattatcaAAAAGAGTATTTTCTCATGGACATCAATGATTGCAGGAGATGCCCATTCGGATCACCCATTGGAGGCATTGCATTTGTTTAGAAGGCTTGTACGGACAGATTTTAGACCAGATGGACCAATCGTTGCTACTGTTATCAGCTTGTGCTGA